A stretch of Methanobrevibacter sp. YE315 DNA encodes these proteins:
- a CDS encoding FmdE family protein, giving the protein MMDIKDYDEQLKMAGEFHGEICGGIAIGTKLAMYGLELMGMELNQRHKNLIVFLEIDRCMADAVQVVTKCTMGKRALKQMYYGKFAVTFYNMDTDEALRISDADANKKEKNKETREEMVARFRNTPPEELFKVEKVKVKLTEAQMPGKPHTSTFCSVCGEKVTDGRHLIRGGRPVCISCAEGSYYELIED; this is encoded by the coding sequence ATGATGGATATAAAAGATTATGACGAACAATTAAAAATGGCAGGTGAATTTCACGGAGAAATCTGTGGAGGAATAGCTATTGGAACCAAATTGGCAATGTACGGTCTTGAATTGATGGGAATGGAGTTGAATCAAAGGCATAAAAATTTAATCGTATTTTTGGAAATTGACAGATGCATGGCCGATGCGGTTCAGGTCGTTACCAAATGCACTATGGGTAAAAGGGCTCTCAAACAGATGTATTATGGAAAATTTGCCGTAACCTTCTATAATATGGATACGGATGAGGCCTTAAGAATTTCCGATGCGGATGCAAACAAAAAGGAAAAAAACAAAGAAACAAGAGAAGAAATGGTTGCACGTTTCAGAAACACCCCTCCTGAAGAGCTATTCAAAGTAGAAAAGGTTAAGGTAAAATTAACTGAAGCGCAAATGCCAGGTAAACCTCACACATCCACTTTCTGTTCCGTTTGCGGTGAAAAGGTTACTGACGGCAGACATTTAATCAGGGGAGGAAGGCCAGTTTGCATCTCCTGTGCCGAAGGATCATATTATGAATTGATTGAAGATTAA
- a CDS encoding MotA/TolQ/ExbB proton channel family protein has translation MIIQGTETLTSLIHILSESLLTPVIILLVISVIIVILSFGGVINEYISRKPISSKELEDLIRKVSFSNNVSEMKSVIEKSNLFDYQKEILVRIANNHDIGSDARKALASELISSEETRLIKKTNKTDILIKVGPILGLLGTLIPLGPGLASLGTGDISVLAQALTIAFDTTVTGLSVGALSYLISKYKKQWYESDLINVETIAEAELETLNKW, from the coding sequence ATGATAATTCAAGGTACTGAAACACTGACTTCATTAATTCATATCCTTTCAGAAAGTCTGCTGACACCTGTTATTATTTTGCTGGTTATTTCAGTAATTATCGTTATTCTTTCTTTTGGAGGGGTCATTAATGAGTATATATCAAGAAAACCGATTAGTTCCAAAGAATTGGAGGACTTAATAAGAAAGGTTTCTTTTTCAAATAATGTTTCTGAGATGAAAAGCGTGATTGAAAAAAGCAATCTATTTGATTACCAGAAGGAAATTTTAGTTAGAATAGCTAATAATCATGATATTGGCAGTGATGCAAGAAAAGCATTAGCCAGTGAATTGATTTCCAGTGAAGAAACAAGACTTATTAAAAAAACCAATAAAACAGATATCCTGATTAAAGTCGGTCCAATTTTAGGTCTTTTAGGAACTTTAATTCCATTAGGGCCTGGTCTGGCATCATTGGGCACAGGGGATATATCTGTACTTGCGCAAGCTTTAACAATTGCTTTCGATACTACTGTCACAGGTTTATCGGTCGGTGCATTATCATACCTGATTTCTAAATATAAAAAGCAGTGGTATGAATCAGATCTGATTAATGTGGAAACTATTGCCGAAGCGGAGTTAGAGACTTTAAACAAATGGTGA
- a CDS encoding LysR family transcriptional regulator encodes MKIQSQGLISLNIDGKIYDYKLYESLESLSKTKSQRKSAKELNISHTVFNRRLLKAEDKLGFKITEKVGNGTILTKEGLGLLEEFRKYDIQIEKTSSINIVGGHISTGLLESIELPFDVNIYSSNDEDAFELAKRGVVDILTLDDPLIAFERDLNFFPIAYDYLVLVSSPKSKKIESISDLEGLDFVEVSGSAQRLAWNSLRHYDIDFNLKESVNSQFDAFKLVKNSENLHTFLNASYFKGNELLKFDTRHVISLIKVNDDKPEVNELITYLTNEGQNHLERQGFAPM; translated from the coding sequence ATGAAAATTCAAAGTCAGGGATTGATAAGCCTAAACATTGACGGGAAAATTTATGACTATAAATTATATGAAAGCTTGGAATCCTTATCCAAAACAAAATCCCAAAGGAAATCGGCAAAGGAACTTAACATTTCACATACAGTATTCAACAGAAGGTTATTGAAGGCCGAAGATAAATTAGGGTTCAAAATTACTGAAAAAGTGGGAAATGGGACAATACTTACAAAAGAAGGATTGGGCCTGCTGGAGGAATTCAGGAAATATGATATCCAGATTGAAAAGACATCCAGCATCAACATAGTCGGAGGCCACATCAGCACAGGCCTTCTGGAAAGTATTGAACTGCCATTCGACGTTAACATTTACAGCAGCAACGACGAAGATGCGTTTGAATTGGCAAAAAGAGGTGTTGTTGATATTCTGACACTGGACGATCCTTTGATAGCTTTTGAAAGGGATTTAAATTTCTTTCCGATAGCCTACGATTATCTTGTTCTGGTTTCAAGCCCAAAATCCAAAAAGATTGAAAGCATTTCCGATTTGGAGGGTCTTGATTTTGTGGAAGTGTCCGGATCGGCCCAAAGGCTTGCATGGAACAGTCTAAGGCATTATGATATAGATTTCAATCTCAAAGAAAGCGTGAACTCCCAATTCGATGCCTTCAAACTTGTCAAGAACTCTGAAAATCTGCATACTTTTTTGAATGCCAGTTACTTCAAAGGCAATGAACTTTTAAAATTCGATACACGGCACGTTATCAGCCTGATTAAGGTCAACGACGACAAGCCGGAAGTTAATGAACTGATTACTTATCTGACAAACGAAGGGCAGAACCATCTTGAAAGACAAGGTTTTGCACCTATGTGA
- a CDS encoding iron ABC transporter permease, with the protein MDKESKEIISIVLLIFLPIILFFASFLLGRYPVSPIDVINTILCPIFPQLEVSPTITTIVYEIRLPRIIAAIVVGAALSMAGAAFQSIFKNPLVSPDLLGVSNGAGFGAALAILISGAGVVTQIFAFVFGIISVSITYLISRAYKAGGILILVLSGVAISAFFNSLISAIKFIADPDDKLPEIVYWLMGSLASVNLDKLIMILIPIIIGTIILMALRWHMNLLAMGDEEAQSLGLNPTRVRLLIIAGCTLLTSAAVSISGIIGWVGLVIPHMTRMIVGPDNRVLIPASLSLGASFLLLVDNISRALISIEIPIGILTAIIGVPIFLYLLKKGYSEWS; encoded by the coding sequence ATGGATAAGGAGTCAAAGGAGATTATCAGCATTGTACTTTTAATTTTCCTCCCAATCATTTTATTTTTTGCATCATTTCTGCTTGGAAGATATCCGGTCAGTCCGATTGATGTAATAAATACGATACTATGCCCGATATTCCCGCAATTGGAAGTTTCACCAACAATAACTACAATCGTTTATGAAATAAGGCTTCCAAGGATTATTGCAGCCATTGTCGTTGGCGCTGCCTTATCCATGGCGGGGGCTGCATTTCAGAGCATTTTTAAAAACCCTCTTGTATCCCCGGATTTGCTTGGAGTATCCAACGGTGCAGGTTTTGGTGCGGCTTTAGCTATTTTAATCAGCGGAGCGGGTGTTGTAACACAGATATTTGCATTCGTTTTTGGAATAATTTCAGTTTCAATTACCTATTTGATTTCAAGGGCATACAAGGCCGGAGGAATATTGATATTGGTCCTATCAGGTGTTGCCATTTCGGCATTCTTCAACTCTCTGATTTCAGCCATTAAGTTTATTGCAGATCCTGATGATAAACTGCCTGAAATAGTTTATTGGCTGATGGGAAGTTTGGCTTCTGTTAATTTAGACAAGTTAATCATGATTCTGATTCCAATAATCATAGGCACAATTATATTGATGGCACTTAGGTGGCATATGAACTTGCTTGCCATGGGTGATGAAGAGGCACAGTCTTTAGGTTTAAACCCTACAAGAGTCCGATTGCTGATTATTGCAGGATGCACATTGCTCACATCAGCAGCAGTATCCATAAGTGGAATTATAGGATGGGTAGGCCTTGTTATACCTCACATGACTCGTATGATTGTAGGTCCTGATAATAGAGTTTTAATTCCCGCTTCTTTGAGTTTGGGTGCAAGTTTCTTGCTTCTGGTGGACAATATTTCACGCGCATTGATTTCAATTGAAATTCCGATTGGAATTCTAACCGCAATAATCGGTGTTCCAATATTTTTATATTTACTTAAAAAGGGGTATTCAGAGTGGTCGTAG
- a CDS encoding carbohydrate kinase family protein, with protein sequence MAKNRDLLAIGHSAHDYIIRVPEFPKANFSAPITNLKTFNGGAAANVACVGAKLGLKTSLVSAVGGDFKKTEYYEHMQNLGIDTESLIIVPGEATPTAFVLTDDNEDQISYFYWGAAREFAESKVPTSAIKDANAIHLATGDPDFNWKCSEEAKNEDLLISFDPGQDLGMYDTKKLREVIENTTILFGNHHEIERILDALEVDLDGLRGLGPKIIVKTCGANGSEIYSNEEKIKIDAITREAVDPTGAGDSYRAGFLSRFLNGESLEESAKFASSVSSFIVEHEGCQTNMPSFDEAFERMDEFY encoded by the coding sequence ATGGCAAAAAACAGAGATTTACTAGCGATTGGCCACTCTGCTCATGATTATATTATTAGAGTGCCTGAATTTCCAAAAGCAAATTTTTCAGCTCCAATTACTAACTTAAAAACTTTCAATGGAGGAGCTGCTGCAAATGTTGCTTGTGTTGGAGCAAAATTAGGATTAAAAACTTCATTGGTTTCTGCAGTTGGTGGAGATTTCAAAAAAACCGAATATTATGAACATATGCAGAATCTGGGAATCGACACAGAATCACTAATCATTGTTCCGGGTGAAGCAACACCTACAGCATTCGTCTTGACCGACGACAATGAAGACCAGATTAGTTATTTCTACTGGGGTGCGGCACGCGAGTTTGCAGAAAGCAAAGTTCCGACATCTGCAATTAAAGATGCAAATGCAATCCATTTGGCTACCGGAGACCCTGACTTTAATTGGAAATGTTCAGAAGAGGCAAAAAACGAAGACTTGCTTATCTCATTTGATCCGGGCCAAGACCTTGGAATGTATGACACTAAAAAATTAAGAGAAGTCATTGAAAATACCACAATCCTTTTCGGAAATCATCATGAGATTGAAAGGATATTGGATGCCCTCGAAGTTGACTTGGATGGCCTTAGAGGATTAGGTCCAAAAATCATTGTCAAAACCTGCGGGGCAAACGGCAGTGAGATTTATTCAAATGAAGAAAAAATAAAAATCGATGCAATAACCAGAGAGGCAGTAGACCCAACCGGCGCTGGAGATTCATATAGAGCAGGATTCTTATCAAGATTCCTAAATGGAGAATCTCTTGAAGAGTCTGCAAAATTTGCATCATCAGTTTCATCATTTATTGTTGAACATGAAGGCTGTCAAACCAATATGCCTAGTTTTGATGAAGCATTTGAAAGAATGGATGAATTTTACTAA
- a CDS encoding ABC transporter substrate-binding protein, which produces MEKKMKVILLILAILIVLGVATHIFLTPSTVENSGSQNITDMINRSVEIPQGIGNVVATSPPMTTVLYMIAPDKLKAVNFQWTDEELKYVPSQYANLPVVGGWFGTQDGSYEEFIASEPDIVIESIDEGGDGDLSTVNERQEKFGSIPVVAVRDTTNVEKVGESILFMGKIVGAEDKANQLNDFNNKYLDMVHDKSSKLSDGDKKTVYYASGDDGLQTSPSGSSHGQLIDLVGAKNAADSLNQGNTTSSIQVSIEQVMSWNPDVIITTDPEFYAGVYNDSNWAHIKAVQNKEVYLSPQSPFKWFDRPVGANMIIGVPWTAKVIYPDDYKDINMVGTVKEFYSNFYHFDLSDDQAKEILIGSGMKESNL; this is translated from the coding sequence ATGGAAAAGAAAATGAAGGTAATACTATTAATATTGGCTATTTTAATAGTTTTGGGTGTTGCTACCCACATATTTTTAACTCCTTCAACTGTAGAGAATTCCGGTTCTCAAAATATAACTGATATGATTAATAGGTCTGTAGAGATACCTCAGGGGATTGGTAATGTTGTAGCCACTTCTCCTCCAATGACCACTGTGCTTTATATGATTGCGCCCGATAAGCTAAAGGCGGTTAACTTTCAATGGACAGATGAGGAACTGAAATATGTTCCAAGTCAATATGCCAATTTGCCGGTTGTTGGAGGTTGGTTTGGTACTCAAGATGGTAGTTATGAGGAATTTATTGCTTCAGAACCGGATATTGTAATAGAATCTATTGACGAAGGAGGGGACGGAGATTTGTCCACTGTTAATGAACGTCAGGAAAAATTCGGTTCAATTCCAGTTGTCGCCGTTCGAGATACAACCAATGTTGAAAAAGTAGGAGAATCAATATTGTTCATGGGCAAGATTGTAGGCGCTGAAGATAAGGCCAATCAGCTCAATGACTTTAATAATAAATATTTGGACATGGTGCATGATAAATCATCAAAATTATCTGATGGCGATAAAAAAACTGTTTACTATGCATCTGGTGATGATGGACTTCAAACAAGTCCTTCCGGTTCATCACATGGGCAATTGATTGATTTGGTTGGTGCAAAAAACGCCGCTGATTCATTAAATCAGGGCAATACAACAAGCAGCATACAAGTTTCAATAGAACAGGTAATGAGTTGGAATCCTGATGTAATCATCACTACTGACCCTGAATTCTATGCAGGAGTGTATAATGATTCAAATTGGGCCCATATTAAAGCGGTTCAAAATAAGGAAGTTTATCTCTCACCGCAATCTCCATTCAAATGGTTTGATAGGCCGGTAGGAGCCAACATGATTATCGGTGTTCCATGGACTGCAAAAGTCATTTACCCTGACGATTATAAGGATATCAACATGGTGGGCACGGTTAAGGAATTTTACAGTAATTTCTATCATTTTGATTTAAGCGATGATCAAGCGAAAGAAATTTTGATAGGTTCAGGAATGAAGGAATCTAATTTATAG
- a CDS encoding ABC transporter ATP-binding protein, with translation MVVDTRLFEVKNISFSYEDEKIFSDISFSIDKGDVLCILGPNGTGKTTLIKCLNGLHEVDSGEILINGKNIKKLSFSEISRHIGYIPQAHVPSFPFTVLDVVVMGRAPYLNLTSSPKKEDIEIALDSLKTLGIEHLKDKEYTNLSGGERQLVFLARVLCQQPDILILDEPTSHLDFGNQIKLLEIIDNLSKSGLSIIMSSHFPDHAFLSSNKVAIMKDMKFIDFGSPEEVITEKNLKNAYSINVKLIELDDERKVCVPLKTNLKLDL, from the coding sequence GTGGTCGTAGATACTAGATTATTTGAAGTTAAAAATATTTCTTTTTCATATGAAGATGAGAAAATATTCTCGGATATCAGCTTTTCTATAGATAAAGGGGATGTATTATGTATTTTAGGCCCTAATGGAACAGGCAAGACTACTTTAATCAAATGCCTCAATGGATTGCATGAGGTCGATTCGGGCGAAATATTAATCAATGGTAAAAATATCAAAAAATTATCGTTTTCTGAAATCTCAAGGCATATCGGTTATATCCCTCAGGCTCATGTGCCGTCATTTCCGTTCACTGTTTTGGATGTTGTTGTAATGGGAAGGGCGCCGTATTTAAATTTGACTTCTTCCCCTAAAAAAGAGGATATTGAAATAGCCTTGGATTCTCTTAAAACTTTAGGAATCGAGCATTTAAAGGATAAGGAATACACAAATTTAAGTGGTGGAGAAAGGCAGCTGGTATTTTTAGCAAGAGTTCTATGCCAGCAACCAGATATATTAATATTGGATGAACCTACCTCACATTTGGACTTTGGAAATCAGATTAAACTTTTGGAAATAATCGATAATTTATCAAAATCAGGACTTTCGATAATAATGTCTTCACATTTTCCGGATCATGCATTTTTGAGTTCAAATAAAGTAGCAATAATGAAAGACATGAAATTCATAGATTTCGGCAGTCCTGAAGAGGTTATAACTGAAAAAAATTTAAAAAATGCTTATTCAATTAATGTTAAATTAATAGAATTGGACGATGAAAGAAAGGTATGTGTACCTTTAAAGACAAATTTAAAATTAGACTTGTAG
- the hxlB gene encoding 6-phospho-3-hexuloisomerase, giving the protein MEIMKTSIEAILDNIKGAEDYLDEEAIDKFENIIIESKNIFVTGAGRSGLAAKAFAMRLMHLGLSAYVVGETISPAIYEDDCIIAISGSGETNTIVSAAKIAKNRGSKVMALTSYPDSTLGQLCDCYILVKGRTKKEVDDENYIKRQIHGNYTSLTPLGTAFELTTLVFLDAIVSELMEKMQQTESDLKARHTVLE; this is encoded by the coding sequence ATGGAAATAATGAAAACTTCTATTGAGGCTATATTAGATAACATAAAAGGTGCTGAAGACTATTTGGATGAAGAGGCTATTGATAAATTTGAAAATATTATTATAGAGTCTAAAAATATTTTTGTTACAGGAGCGGGAAGATCTGGTCTTGCAGCGAAGGCATTTGCAATGAGATTGATGCATTTAGGTTTAAGTGCTTATGTTGTAGGCGAAACCATCTCTCCAGCTATTTATGAAGACGATTGTATAATCGCCATTTCAGGTTCCGGTGAAACAAATACCATCGTTTCTGCCGCTAAAATAGCTAAAAATAGAGGTTCAAAAGTTATGGCTTTGACTTCATATCCTGATTCAACTTTAGGACAGTTATGTGATTGCTATATCCTTGTTAAAGGTAGGACCAAAAAAGAAGTTGATGATGAAAATTATATAAAACGTCAAATTCATGGAAACTACACTTCATTAACCCCATTGGGTACCGCATTTGAATTGACAACATTAGTATTTTTGGATGCTATCGTTTCCGAGCTAATGGAAAAAATGCAACAAACCGAAAGTGACTTGAAAGCAAGACACACTGTTTTAGAGTAG
- the fdhD gene encoding formate dehydrogenase accessory sulfurtransferase FdhD, protein MKIEEIDAIQYRNEKACDVKENVVKDETITLTINGSISRSLSAIEDSLEEFAVGYLFNENMVKSMEDIKKIEIEGPQINAEIDDKLLRTNETVLCSDSAGGWRSKIKEVNPVESDFQVSVKELIARIEELKDNAEIWQATGGTHVAGIVYKDQFVVKEDVSRHVAVDKVIGYGLIHGFDLNHSYVIYSGRMPADMVIKMTRAGVPILASNAAPANSGYNIAKKGNITLVGFLRGQRCNIYNNQNRVIFD, encoded by the coding sequence ATGAAAATTGAAGAAATAGATGCTATTCAATATAGAAATGAAAAAGCATGTGACGTAAAAGAAAATGTCGTGAAAGACGAAACAATCACATTAACAATCAACGGAAGCATTTCGCGTAGCCTATCTGCAATAGAAGATTCACTTGAGGAGTTTGCAGTCGGATACCTATTCAATGAAAATATGGTAAAGTCAATGGAGGACATTAAAAAAATAGAAATTGAAGGCCCTCAAATCAACGCTGAAATTGACGATAAACTCTTAAGAACAAATGAAACCGTGCTCTGTTCCGACTCTGCAGGAGGATGGAGAAGCAAAATAAAAGAGGTAAATCCTGTCGAGTCCGATTTCCAGGTAAGCGTAAAAGAATTGATAGCAAGAATAGAAGAGCTCAAAGACAATGCGGAAATCTGGCAGGCAACCGGAGGAACACACGTTGCAGGAATCGTCTATAAAGACCAATTCGTTGTAAAGGAAGACGTGAGCCGCCATGTTGCAGTTGACAAAGTAATCGGATACGGATTAATACATGGATTCGATTTAAACCATTCCTATGTGATTTACAGCGGAAGAATGCCTGCGGACATGGTTATAAAAATGACAAGAGCCGGCGTTCCAATCTTGGCATCAAACGCAGCTCCCGCTAATTCAGGATACAATATTGCAAAAAAAGGAAATATTACTCTCGTCGGATTCCTAAGAGGCCAACGCTGTAATATCTATAATAATCAAAATAGAGTAATTTTTGACTAA